From the Cohaesibacter intestini genome, one window contains:
- the cobN gene encoding cobaltochelatase subunit CobN has translation MHILAPQAGRIDDQDEAIDLGQSPGDILILSAADSELSAFVESSRYRRSQDHRVRLASLMALGHPYSVDMYVEQTAQHAKLIVLRLLGGAEYWRYGLEQLQKLSRGTGMHLLVMPGDNKWDEDLASWSSVDPAVVRRFWRYCVEGGQDNMIHALDYASHLIDSNRADAPQPLALPRVGILHEGRSFSGDDGLEAYISLFEGKEARPVVPIFVYRSYIQSALTAPIDALCKALEANGHHAIAFFVPSLKDAEAQEFLNKTFETFRPAVFLNTSAFALSKAGQRYEPTFLDVYECPILQVILSGSSEEAWAESPRGLSARDLAMHVVLPELDGRILSRAIAFKEEGALDEATEFKPVRLVPHDNRVAFVAKMAAGWARLRQSKEADRKLAIIMANYPNKDGRIANGVGLDSPASAVGLMQSLLADGYQIDGLPADSDALMQQILAGPTNALGEAERVSDVQLSVSDYQAVFDQLPEKVRSEITGRWGPADQDPMVRDGAFQLAIHRFGNLVVGVQPARGYNIDPKETYHDPDLVPPHNYLAFYVWLREKFGMHAVIHAGKHGNLEWLPGKALALSEACYPEAILGPVPHLYPFIVNDPGEGCQAKRRTSAVIIDHLTPPLTRAESHGAGEELEALVDEFYTAQGVDPRRSEKLLEEIRFLATRTGLDKDAGVAMDDDNEAALQQLDAHLCDLKELQIRDGLHILGQSPEGSYRTDLMVAIARVPRGNDDKDHSLHRAISDDLGLVLANECFNPIDCDFAAPWDGAMPEILQQQSEALWRHAGDAVERIELLAQKLVAKEISCPADWHKAKAVLDWIDHELTPTIAACGVDEFRHLKAGLSGAFVPPGPSGAPTRGRPDVLPTGRNFFAVDVRSVPSKTAWTIGELSAQRLLERHFQDEGEWLQAIVLTCWGTANMRTGGDDIAQALALLGVRPVWESASGRVTGVEVIKLSELQRPRVDVTLRISGFFRDAFPHQIDLFDSAVRKVAALEEPEDANPLAARVKRERAEAEAKGLSGDLAQRQATFRVFGSMPGAYGAGLQALIDEKIWDKRSDFAEAFVAWGGFAYGAGDFGGEAADHLKTRLSKVDAVIQNQDNREHDLLDSDDYYQFEGGLAASVETFRGSAPKVYHNDHSRAERPVIRTLDEEIARVVRGRASNPKWIAGVMRHGYKGAFEMAATLDYLFAFAATTNAVGDHHFDQLYESYIEDEEVADFLKEKNRPAYDDMVDRFLEAIERGLWVPRSNSAAFMLEDSQQSRQSAGAFEEMNG, from the coding sequence ATGCATATTCTCGCACCACAAGCCGGCCGCATTGATGATCAGGATGAAGCAATCGATCTGGGGCAAAGCCCCGGCGATATTCTCATTCTGTCAGCGGCCGACAGTGAGCTTTCCGCCTTTGTTGAATCCTCCCGTTATCGGCGGTCGCAAGACCATCGGGTGCGCCTTGCCAGTCTGATGGCGCTGGGGCATCCCTACTCGGTCGACATGTATGTGGAACAGACGGCGCAACATGCAAAGCTGATCGTATTAAGGCTGTTGGGCGGGGCGGAATATTGGCGCTATGGCCTGGAACAATTGCAAAAACTGTCTCGCGGCACTGGCATGCATTTGCTTGTCATGCCGGGGGACAATAAATGGGATGAAGATCTTGCGTCCTGGTCAAGTGTTGACCCTGCGGTTGTCCGTCGGTTCTGGCGCTATTGTGTTGAGGGCGGACAGGACAACATGATCCATGCGCTCGATTATGCGAGCCATTTGATCGACTCGAACCGCGCGGATGCCCCTCAGCCTCTCGCCCTGCCCCGTGTCGGCATTTTGCATGAAGGTCGTAGCTTTAGCGGCGATGATGGGCTTGAGGCTTATATCAGTTTGTTTGAAGGCAAAGAGGCGCGGCCAGTGGTGCCGATCTTCGTTTACCGGTCCTATATTCAAAGTGCCCTCACCGCGCCGATTGATGCCTTGTGCAAGGCGTTGGAAGCCAATGGACACCATGCCATTGCCTTCTTCGTGCCGAGCCTCAAGGACGCTGAGGCACAGGAATTTCTCAACAAGACGTTTGAAACGTTTCGCCCTGCGGTGTTCCTCAATACATCGGCCTTCGCCTTGTCCAAGGCCGGGCAGCGTTATGAGCCGACTTTCCTTGATGTCTATGAATGCCCGATCCTACAGGTGATCCTGTCAGGTTCCAGCGAGGAAGCGTGGGCGGAGAGCCCGCGTGGTCTGTCGGCCCGCGATTTGGCGATGCATGTGGTGTTGCCAGAGCTTGATGGACGCATTCTTTCGCGTGCCATCGCCTTCAAAGAAGAAGGCGCGCTGGATGAAGCAACCGAATTCAAACCCGTCCGATTGGTGCCACACGACAACCGGGTGGCTTTTGTGGCCAAGATGGCGGCTGGCTGGGCACGGTTGCGTCAAAGCAAAGAAGCGGATCGCAAACTGGCGATTATCATGGCCAACTATCCCAACAAGGATGGCCGCATTGCCAATGGTGTTGGTCTGGATAGCCCGGCTTCTGCGGTTGGCTTGATGCAATCTTTGCTGGCGGATGGCTATCAGATTGACGGGCTTCCTGCGGATTCCGACGCTTTGATGCAGCAGATTTTGGCTGGTCCCACCAACGCCTTGGGCGAAGCGGAACGGGTCAGCGACGTGCAGTTGTCCGTTTCTGACTATCAGGCGGTGTTTGATCAATTGCCGGAAAAGGTGCGCTCCGAAATTACCGGTCGCTGGGGGCCAGCCGATCAGGATCCGATGGTGCGCGATGGGGCTTTTCAATTGGCGATCCATCGCTTTGGCAATCTGGTCGTTGGCGTTCAGCCTGCGCGTGGCTATAATATCGATCCGAAGGAAACCTATCACGATCCGGATCTGGTGCCACCACACAATTATCTCGCCTTTTATGTCTGGCTGCGCGAGAAATTTGGCATGCACGCGGTGATCCATGCGGGCAAGCATGGCAATTTGGAATGGCTGCCCGGCAAGGCCTTGGCCTTGAGCGAGGCTTGCTATCCCGAAGCAATTTTGGGCCCTGTGCCACATCTTTATCCGTTCATTGTCAATGATCCCGGCGAAGGCTGTCAGGCCAAGCGGCGGACCAGTGCGGTGATTATCGACCATTTGACGCCACCGCTGACGCGCGCCGAATCCCATGGGGCTGGCGAAGAACTCGAAGCCTTGGTCGATGAGTTTTACACCGCCCAAGGGGTGGATCCGCGGCGCTCGGAAAAGTTGCTCGAAGAAATCCGCTTTCTGGCCACCCGCACCGGCCTTGACAAGGATGCCGGGGTGGCGATGGATGATGACAATGAAGCCGCGTTGCAGCAGCTCGACGCTCATTTGTGTGACCTCAAGGAGCTGCAAATCCGCGATGGTCTGCATATTCTGGGGCAATCTCCGGAAGGCAGCTATCGCACGGACCTGATGGTGGCGATTGCGCGGGTGCCGCGTGGCAATGACGATAAGGATCATTCGTTGCATCGCGCGATCAGTGATGATCTGGGCCTTGTCCTTGCCAATGAATGCTTCAATCCGATTGACTGCGATTTTGCTGCCCCTTGGGACGGGGCAATGCCAGAGATCCTGCAACAACAGTCTGAAGCCCTGTGGCGTCATGCGGGGGATGCGGTGGAACGGATTGAGCTGTTGGCCCAAAAGCTGGTGGCCAAGGAAATCTCTTGTCCCGCTGATTGGCACAAGGCCAAAGCGGTGCTTGACTGGATCGATCATGAACTGACACCGACTATTGCTGCCTGTGGCGTCGATGAGTTTCGTCATTTGAAGGCTGGCTTGTCCGGAGCTTTCGTCCCTCCCGGTCCGTCGGGCGCCCCTACCCGCGGTCGTCCCGACGTTTTGCCGACAGGGCGGAACTTCTTTGCTGTTGATGTGCGCTCTGTGCCATCAAAAACCGCATGGACGATCGGTGAATTGTCGGCCCAGCGGCTTTTGGAACGGCATTTTCAGGATGAAGGCGAATGGCTTCAAGCAATCGTGCTGACCTGTTGGGGCACCGCCAATATGCGCACCGGCGGGGATGACATTGCCCAAGCGCTTGCCTTACTTGGGGTACGCCCGGTTTGGGAATCCGCTTCGGGCCGCGTGACCGGCGTTGAAGTGATCAAACTGTCCGAGTTGCAAAGGCCGCGCGTTGATGTGACCTTGCGAATATCCGGCTTCTTCCGCGACGCCTTCCCGCATCAGATCGACTTGTTTGACAGTGCGGTCCGTAAAGTTGCGGCGTTGGAAGAACCTGAGGATGCCAACCCGTTGGCTGCCCGTGTCAAACGTGAACGCGCCGAGGCTGAAGCCAAGGGCCTGTCTGGTGATCTGGCCCAACGGCAAGCGACTTTCCGGGTGTTTGGCTCAATGCCGGGGGCCTATGGTGCTGGCCTTCAGGCCCTGATTGATGAAAAGATCTGGGACAAGCGCTCTGACTTTGCCGAAGCGTTTGTTGCTTGGGGTGGCTTTGCCTATGGCGCTGGCGATTTTGGTGGTGAAGCAGCCGACCATCTCAAGACCCGCTTGTCCAAAGTGGATGCGGTCATTCAAAACCAAGACAACCGCGAGCATGATCTGCTTGATTCTGATGATTATTATCAGTTCGAAGGTGGTCTGGCAGCCAGTGTAGAGACCTTCAGGGGATCCGCGCCTAAGGTCTATCACAATGACCATTCGCGGGCTGAGCGCCCAGTCATCCGGACGCTTGATGAAGAAATTGCCCGCGTTGTGCGTGGTCGTGCCTCGAACCCCAAATGGATCGCAGGTGTCATGCGTCACGGCTATAAGGGCGCATTCGAGATGGCTGCAACGCTCGACTATCTCTTTGCCTTTGCCGCAACCACCAATGCGGTTGGTGACCACCATTTTGACCAATTGTACGAGTCCTATATCGAAGACGAAGAAGTCGCTGACTTCTTGAAAGAGAAGAACCGGCCCGCCTATGATGATATGGTGGACCGTTTTCTGGAGGCAATTGAGCGCGGCCTGTGGGTCCCTCGGTCCAACAGTGCCGCCTTCATGTTGGAAGACAGCCAGCAATCTCGACAATCCGCTGGCGCATTTGAGGAAATGAATGGATGA
- the cobO gene encoding cob(I)yrinic acid a,c-diamide adenosyltransferase: MIKKQLTEEEQNARHAEKMAKKKAARDKILATKTIEKGLIIVHTGKGKGKSSAAFGMAFRSLGHGHKISVIQFVKGAWNSGEKVMLEKFPDQVTIKSMGEGFTWETQDRQKDIENAQAAWAAAKAEILNPENQFVLLDELNIVLRYDYLPIEEVVDFLVNDKPEDTHVVITGRNAKDELIEVADLVTEMTLIKHPFRDGVKAQEGIEF, from the coding sequence ATGATCAAAAAACAACTGACTGAAGAAGAGCAAAATGCCCGTCACGCAGAAAAAATGGCCAAGAAAAAAGCCGCTCGTGACAAGATTCTGGCAACCAAGACCATCGAGAAAGGTCTGATCATCGTGCATACCGGTAAGGGCAAGGGGAAATCCTCTGCCGCGTTCGGCATGGCGTTCCGGTCGCTGGGTCATGGCCACAAGATTTCGGTCATCCAGTTTGTCAAAGGGGCTTGGAATTCTGGCGAAAAGGTCATGCTCGAGAAGTTCCCCGATCAGGTAACCATCAAGTCGATGGGCGAAGGCTTTACCTGGGAAACGCAGGACCGTCAGAAAGACATCGAGAATGCGCAAGCTGCCTGGGCGGCTGCCAAGGCGGAAATTCTCAATCCTGAGAATCAGTTCGTGCTGCTTGATGAACTCAATATCGTCCTGCGATACGATTACCTGCCCATTGAGGAAGTGGTTGATTTTCTGGTCAATGACAAGCCTGAGGACACGCATGTGGTCATTACGGGCCGCAACGCCAAGGATGAGTTGATCGAAGTGGCTGATCTGGTGACAGAAATGACCCTGATCAAGCATCCATTCCGCGACGGAGTGAAGGCTCAGGAGGGCATTGAGTTCTGA
- a CDS encoding DUF4198 domain-containing protein, translating into MLKTLSASFIAATMLLSSAAQAHFQLAYTPEVNLKKAGNVPFKLIFWHPMENGHAMEMGKPNAFFAVFKDKKIDLMDSLKPITFKGASNEAAAFEGTLKAKRNGDYIVVVEPAPYYEGSEDIYIQQITKSYINKGGIPTNWNEPVGLKTEIVPLNKPTNILAGSTFTGRVLADGKPVAGAEIEIEYLSAEPDMETNAATEPKAGGMPGGAIVALSDDNGYFSFGIPKAGFWGFAALGSGPDTEHEGKEMSQDAVIWIRAYDVK; encoded by the coding sequence GTGCTTAAAACGCTTTCCGCTTCCTTCATAGCAGCGACCATGCTTCTGTCCTCAGCAGCGCAGGCTCACTTCCAGCTGGCGTACACGCCGGAAGTCAATCTGAAAAAAGCAGGCAATGTACCGTTCAAACTGATTTTTTGGCACCCGATGGAAAATGGCCATGCCATGGAAATGGGCAAGCCAAATGCCTTCTTTGCGGTTTTCAAAGACAAGAAAATCGATCTGATGGACAGCCTGAAGCCGATCACCTTTAAAGGCGCAAGCAACGAAGCTGCAGCCTTCGAAGGCACCCTGAAAGCCAAACGCAATGGCGACTATATCGTCGTTGTCGAGCCAGCGCCTTATTATGAAGGCAGCGAAGATATCTACATTCAGCAGATCACCAAGTCCTACATCAACAAAGGCGGCATTCCGACCAACTGGAACGAACCCGTTGGCCTGAAGACCGAAATTGTTCCGCTGAACAAGCCAACCAACATTCTGGCCGGATCGACCTTCACCGGCCGCGTTTTGGCCGATGGCAAGCCGGTCGCTGGCGCGGAAATCGAAATCGAATATCTGTCTGCTGAACCCGACATGGAAACAAATGCCGCAACCGAGCCAAAAGCTGGCGGCATGCCTGGTGGCGCAATCGTCGCACTCTCCGACGACAATGGCTATTTCTCCTTCGGCATTCCAAAAGCCGGTTTCTGGGGTTTTGCTGCTTTGGGGTCCGGTCCTGACACCGAGCATGAAGGCAAAGAAATGTCTCAGGATGCTGTCATCTGGATCCGGGCTTATGATGTCAAGTAG
- the cbiM gene encoding cobalt transporter CbiM, with translation MHIIDGALTNEVVIAGAALSVGGLVMGLRKLDMELIPAAGVLSATFFVASLIHVPLGFSSVHLIMNGLAGIILGWAAFPALFVGLLLQAVFFAFGGISVLGVNALNIAGPAVIVGLLARPMILRAASARSVAVIGGIAGGLAVSLTTLFVAISLGLSGETFVAAAKLVFIAHIPVMIVEGLLSAAAVYLIYRVKPELFHVMSQKS, from the coding sequence ATGCATATCATTGATGGCGCCCTGACCAACGAAGTTGTCATTGCCGGTGCCGCCCTGTCTGTGGGCGGCCTGGTAATGGGCCTTCGCAAACTGGATATGGAACTGATTCCGGCAGCCGGTGTGTTGAGTGCGACCTTTTTTGTCGCCTCGCTCATTCACGTGCCGCTCGGATTCTCCAGTGTACACCTGATCATGAATGGACTAGCTGGTATCATTCTGGGCTGGGCAGCCTTTCCTGCCCTGTTTGTCGGTCTGTTGCTGCAAGCGGTGTTTTTCGCCTTTGGCGGCATCTCTGTACTTGGCGTCAATGCCCTGAATATTGCTGGTCCGGCGGTGATTGTCGGCTTGTTGGCCCGCCCAATGATCCTGCGTGCGGCCTCTGCCCGCTCTGTTGCTGTGATTGGTGGCATTGCCGGTGGGTTGGCTGTTTCGCTCACAACCTTGTTTGTGGCAATCAGCCTCGGCTTGTCGGGTGAGACATTTGTCGCCGCCGCCAAACTGGTTTTCATTGCCCATATTCCGGTGATGATCGTTGAAGGATTGTTGAGTGCTGCTGCGGTTTATCTGATCTATCGCGTCAAGCCAGAACTCTTCCATGTTATGAGCCAAAAATCATGA
- a CDS encoding cobalt ABC transporter permease, whose protein sequence is MKLNKHIVSIAGGALLMASVMALPAQAHKVVVSAYAEDTYIEGEIGFSSGDMAVDTVVEVFDMDGNKLGETKTDEDGVFQYTPKQAIALEFRANLGQGHIATYQMEVDELPDIFSSDDVKAENKPNDKIVASSTTAEATASPTAGTAVDPALLQAMISQGVQSELKAFKSDIASAVRREVKPLYKEVAAYKEKNDMQSILGGVGYIFGLFGVGFYLVARRKQTNSNN, encoded by the coding sequence ATGAAACTGAACAAACACATAGTCTCGATTGCCGGTGGGGCGCTGCTGATGGCCAGTGTCATGGCACTGCCTGCACAGGCCCACAAGGTGGTTGTTTCCGCCTATGCCGAGGATACCTATATCGAAGGGGAAATCGGCTTTTCCAGCGGCGACATGGCGGTTGACACCGTTGTCGAAGTTTTCGACATGGACGGCAACAAGCTCGGCGAGACCAAGACCGATGAAGATGGTGTCTTCCAGTACACGCCAAAACAAGCCATTGCGTTGGAATTCCGCGCCAATCTGGGGCAAGGTCATATTGCCACCTACCAGATGGAAGTGGATGAATTGCCGGACATCTTTTCTTCTGACGATGTAAAGGCAGAGAACAAGCCAAACGACAAGATCGTTGCTTCGAGCACAACTGCCGAAGCAACTGCATCCCCAACTGCTGGTACAGCTGTAGACCCTGCCCTTTTGCAGGCGATGATCAGCCAAGGGGTGCAAAGCGAGTTGAAGGCCTTCAAGTCCGACATCGCCTCGGCGGTCCGCCGGGAAGTCAAACCCCTCTACAAGGAAGTCGCCGCCTACAAAGAAAAGAATGACATGCAGTCCATTCTTGGCGGTGTAGGTTATATCTTTGGTCTCTTCGGGGTTGGCTTCTATCTGGTTGCCCGCCGCAAGCAAACCAATAGCAACAACTGA
- the cbiQ gene encoding cobalt ECF transporter T component CbiQ: MSDLLEQAGQIKTEQGMSQEAIKLVSNRLWIRQLDPRVRVVSVAAFAITAVQLTSMSILACALLFAVILMTQVRLPFWSTAKRVAMMDGFIAFLLVMLPFTTPGETMFTLWGFAASYEGLNQAVVILLKANAIVMVTMSLVGTLEAVTLGHALARLKVPEALVHLLLFTVRYIEVLHAEYHRLRTAMKCRGFVPTNSWHTYQSVGYLVGMLLIRSFERSERIMKAMKCRGFQGQFHLLDTMAFTRRDALFFSFACLVMISMLMIEVLNGPVA; the protein is encoded by the coding sequence ATGAGTGATTTGCTGGAACAGGCCGGCCAGATCAAAACCGAACAGGGAATGTCGCAGGAGGCAATCAAGCTTGTCTCCAACCGACTATGGATCCGCCAATTGGATCCGCGCGTTCGGGTTGTCAGTGTCGCCGCTTTTGCGATCACTGCGGTTCAGCTGACCAGTATGTCCATTCTGGCATGTGCTCTGCTGTTTGCCGTCATTCTGATGACTCAGGTGCGGTTGCCCTTCTGGTCAACCGCCAAGCGGGTTGCAATGATGGATGGCTTCATCGCCTTTCTGCTGGTGATGTTGCCCTTCACCACGCCGGGCGAAACAATGTTTACGCTGTGGGGCTTTGCTGCCAGTTATGAAGGCCTGAATCAGGCGGTTGTCATCCTGCTCAAAGCCAATGCGATTGTGATGGTGACCATGTCGCTGGTTGGCACGCTGGAAGCGGTGACGCTCGGCCACGCTTTGGCACGTCTGAAAGTGCCTGAGGCGCTGGTCCATCTTCTATTGTTCACCGTGCGTTATATTGAAGTTCTGCATGCGGAATATCATCGCCTGCGGACAGCCATGAAATGTCGCGGCTTTGTGCCAACCAACAGCTGGCACACCTATCAAAGCGTCGGATATCTGGTGGGCATGCTGCTCATCCGGTCTTTCGAACGCTCTGAACGCATCATGAAGGCGATGAAATGCCGGGGCTTTCAGGGGCAGTTTCATCTGCTCGACACCATGGCCTTCACCCGGCGCGATGCTCTTTTCTTTTCTTTTGCCTGCTTGGTGATGATTTCCATGCTGATGATCGAGGTTTTAAATGGCCCCGTTGCTTGA
- a CDS encoding energy-coupling factor ABC transporter ATP-binding protein: MAPLLETDNLHFGYHGFAPCLNGVSFALHAGERLGLVGHNGAGKSTLLHVLVGLNKASAGRIGAFGRDYQTEEDFRLLRRRVGLVFQDPDDQLFCPTVAEDVAFGPLNLGYSKEDAMSIVDETLAALNLTEFRDRVTHKLSGGQKRLVSLATVLAMKPDILLLDEPTNALDEKTRLRLIEILVSLPQAMIVVSHDRAFREDVVTRTILMEGGQIS, translated from the coding sequence ATGGCCCCGTTGCTTGAAACCGACAATCTGCATTTTGGCTATCACGGCTTTGCGCCCTGTCTGAACGGAGTGTCCTTTGCTCTGCATGCGGGGGAACGGCTTGGACTGGTTGGTCACAACGGCGCGGGCAAAAGCACTTTGCTGCATGTGCTGGTGGGGCTGAACAAGGCCAGCGCCGGACGGATCGGCGCGTTCGGTCGTGACTATCAGACGGAAGAGGATTTTCGCCTGCTGCGCCGCCGGGTCGGGCTGGTCTTCCAAGATCCCGATGACCAGCTTTTTTGCCCCACCGTTGCAGAAGATGTTGCCTTCGGACCGCTTAATCTGGGCTACAGCAAGGAAGATGCAATGAGCATCGTCGATGAGACCCTTGCTGCGCTTAATCTGACGGAATTTCGCGATCGCGTCACCCATAAATTGTCTGGTGGACAGAAGCGGCTCGTGTCCCTTGCCACCGTGCTGGCAATGAAGCCGGACATCCTGTTGCTCGATGAGCCGACCAACGCCCTAGACGAAAAGACCCGTCTGCGTTTGATCGAGATCCTTGTGTCCCTGCCCCAAGCCATGATTGTTGTGTCTCATGACAGGGCGTTTCGCGAGGACGTAGTAACGCGTACTATTCTGATGGAGGGTGGACAAATCAGCTAA
- a CDS encoding precorrin-8X methylmutase, whose amino-acid sequence MSHSYEKDPFAIYEQSFQIIRDETSAALANLPEDFEPIAVRLMHAVGMTDLVPDLRFSDGAVQAGLTALKAGKPILVDTQMVAGGITRRFLTKAYGGSDNAVMVTLNDPQVPGLAKEMGTTRSAAAMEMWRPHLEGAVVAIGNAPTALFRLLEMVREGAGKPALVLGFPVGFVGAAESKQALVDEAAGLGLDYMALLGRRGGTPLASAAVNALAIAALGAKDQPRENLG is encoded by the coding sequence ATGTCCCATAGTTACGAAAAAGATCCGTTTGCAATTTACGAGCAGTCCTTTCAGATCATCCGTGATGAAACAAGCGCAGCGCTCGCCAACCTGCCGGAAGATTTCGAACCGATTGCCGTGCGGCTGATGCATGCTGTAGGGATGACCGATCTAGTGCCAGATTTACGCTTTAGTGACGGAGCGGTCCAAGCGGGTCTGACAGCCCTGAAGGCGGGCAAGCCAATCCTTGTGGATACGCAAATGGTGGCTGGTGGCATCACCCGCCGGTTCCTGACCAAAGCCTATGGCGGGTCGGACAATGCAGTGATGGTGACGCTGAACGACCCTCAGGTACCTGGTTTGGCAAAGGAAATGGGCACGACCCGTTCGGCAGCGGCGATGGAGATGTGGCGTCCTCATCTGGAAGGTGCCGTTGTGGCGATTGGCAATGCACCGACCGCACTGTTCCGATTGCTTGAAATGGTTCGTGAAGGTGCTGGCAAACCAGCCCTCGTCCTCGGCTTTCCAGTTGGCTTCGTGGGAGCTGCAGAATCCAAACAGGCCCTAGTTGATGAAGCTGCCGGGCTCGGCCTTGATTACATGGCCCTTCTGGGGCGTCGCGGCGGAACGCCGCTTGCCAGTGCTGCGGTCAATGCCTTGGCCATCGCTGCCCTTGGAGCAAAGGATCAACCACGCGAAAATCTCGGTTGA
- the cbiE gene encoding precorrin-6y C5,15-methyltransferase (decarboxylating) subunit CbiE — MNDVAKEPWLSVIGIGESGVEDISKFGWSLLAQAEYILGGARHLAMVPDDLAPEAERIVWPSPLSEVFARLKRLRGKKVVVLASGDPMFFGIGGTFSRHFPWEEVRVLPFPSSLSFAASRMGWPLNKTTLLTIHGRNPAALLPHYLPGAKLLILSKDGTSPATVAKQLVERGLEQASISVLEHLGGDEEKIIASNATAIAAGGDAFRFADLNVIAVSLPQEMPFWLPVTPGLPDDAFDHDGKMTKRDIRASAMAKLAPRPNALLWDVGTGCGSIAIEWLRAHPTCRAVGIEPQEKRRAYALHNAEMLGVPHLRLLNGTAPDGLRGEEAPDAIFIGGGLSADVVNFCLKALKPGGRLVAHAVTLGSEQLLLNLYQSHGGDLTRLSIAKAEPVGPLHGWKSAMPVTQWVFLKQ; from the coding sequence ATGAATGATGTAGCAAAAGAGCCCTGGTTGAGTGTGATCGGCATTGGCGAAAGCGGTGTCGAGGATATCAGCAAATTCGGCTGGAGCCTGTTGGCACAAGCTGAGTATATCCTCGGTGGTGCCCGCCATCTGGCGATGGTGCCCGATGACCTCGCCCCTGAGGCCGAACGCATTGTCTGGCCATCCCCTCTGTCGGAGGTTTTTGCCCGCCTTAAACGCCTGCGGGGCAAAAAGGTGGTGGTTCTTGCCAGCGGCGATCCGATGTTCTTTGGCATTGGCGGCACCTTCTCACGGCATTTCCCGTGGGAAGAAGTGCGGGTCCTGCCCTTCCCCAGTTCCCTGAGCTTTGCCGCCAGCCGGATGGGATGGCCGCTCAACAAAACCACATTGCTTACCATCCATGGCCGCAATCCGGCGGCCTTGCTGCCGCATTATCTGCCCGGCGCAAAGTTGCTGATCCTGTCCAAGGACGGCACGTCGCCGGCCACCGTTGCCAAGCAACTGGTGGAGCGCGGTCTTGAGCAAGCGTCCATTTCGGTGCTCGAGCATCTGGGTGGTGATGAGGAAAAGATCATTGCCAGCAACGCCACGGCCATTGCTGCGGGAGGCGACGCGTTCCGCTTTGCCGATCTCAATGTGATCGCCGTGTCTCTGCCGCAGGAAATGCCTTTCTGGCTGCCGGTTACACCGGGCCTGCCCGACGATGCCTTTGATCATGACGGCAAAATGACCAAACGGGATATTCGCGCCAGTGCAATGGCCAAGCTCGCCCCGCGCCCCAATGCGCTTTTGTGGGATGTGGGCACGGGCTGTGGCTCAATCGCCATTGAGTGGCTGCGGGCCCATCCGACCTGCCGCGCTGTTGGCATCGAACCTCAGGAAAAGCGGCGCGCCTATGCGCTTCACAATGCCGAAATGCTGGGCGTGCCCCATTTGCGGCTGCTAAATGGCACAGCCCCTGATGGTTTGCGCGGTGAAGAAGCCCCCGACGCGATTTTCATTGGTGGCGGGCTGAGTGCCGACGTCGTCAATTTCTGTCTCAAGGCCTTGAAGCCCGGTGGTCGTCTGGTGGCCCATGCGGTCACGCTGGGCTCCGAACAACTCCTGCTCAATCTTTATCAAAGCCATGGTGGTGATTTGACCCGTCTGTCGATCGCCAAAGCGGAGCCGGTTGGCCCGCTTCATGGCTGGAAATCTGCAATGCCCGTGACCCAATGGGTCTTTCTCAAACAATAG
- the cobI gene encoding precorrin-2 C(20)-methyltransferase — protein MNKNGNGKLYGVGVGPGDPELISLKAARLISAADIVAYPAPEGGESFARSIAKAHISTACVEIEMPVPMKTERFPAQTVYDAGAKDIAEHLRAGRDVVVLCEGDPFFYGSFMYLHDRLHDEFEIEIVSGVSSLVACAGRLAQPLAGRNDVLTILPGPMESDELERRLAMGGSFVIIKVGRHMPRIRAILEKHGLLANAGYVERATLPTEKVMRLADVDDSCVPYFSMILIYDGGEAWKK, from the coding sequence ATGAACAAGAATGGTAATGGCAAACTTTATGGGGTCGGCGTTGGCCCCGGTGACCCGGAACTGATCAGCCTGAAGGCTGCCCGATTGATTTCTGCAGCCGACATTGTGGCCTATCCCGCACCAGAAGGCGGAGAAAGCTTCGCCCGGTCGATCGCGAAGGCCCATATTTCCACCGCTTGCGTCGAAATCGAAATGCCGGTGCCCATGAAAACCGAGCGCTTCCCAGCCCAGACGGTCTATGACGCAGGCGCCAAGGATATTGCCGAGCATTTGCGCGCCGGTCGCGACGTGGTGGTTCTGTGTGAGGGCGACCCCTTCTTCTATGGCAGCTTCATGTATTTGCATGATCGCCTGCATGATGAGTTCGAAATTGAAATCGTCTCTGGCGTCTCCTCGCTGGTGGCGTGCGCTGGTCGTCTGGCCCAGCCGTTGGCTGGTCGCAACGATGTGCTGACCATTCTGCCCGGACCGATGGAAAGCGACGAGTTGGAACGCCGTCTGGCAATGGGTGGGTCCTTTGTCATCATCAAGGTTGGTCGCCATATGCCACGCATCCGCGCCATCCTTGAAAAGCATGGTCTGTTGGCCAATGCCGGTTATGTTGAACGCGCCACATTGCCAACGGAAAAGGTCATGCGCCTTGCCGATGTTGATGACAGCTGCGTGCCTTATTTCTCAATGATCCTCATTTATGACGGAGGCGAAGCATGGAAAAAGTAA